The following coding sequences lie in one bacterium genomic window:
- the rpsP gene encoding 30S ribosomal protein S16 has translation MAVRIRLARAGRKKIPCFRIVVMDSRKRRDGAYLDQLGVYYPSQQPAKLELSSQKALEWLRKGAQPSDTVRSLLSREGVLIQFDLLKRGAAADQAAAEGERVRNAARLRATQKIETAADRRKAKAAEAAAAAEAAAAEAARAEAAKAAQAAKAAADAAVAAAGESGETAEQA, from the coding sequence TTGGCAGTTCGCATTCGTTTAGCCCGCGCGGGACGCAAGAAGATCCCCTGCTTTCGTATTGTGGTCATGGACAGCCGCAAACGCCGCGACGGTGCTTATCTTGATCAGCTCGGTGTGTATTATCCCTCGCAGCAGCCGGCGAAGCTGGAACTGTCTTCGCAAAAGGCGCTGGAATGGCTGCGCAAGGGTGCACAACCGAGCGATACTGTCCGCAGTCTGCTATCACGCGAGGGTGTCCTAATCCAATTTGATCTGCTGAAGCGCGGTGCGGCTGCAGATCAGGCAGCGGCTGAAGGTGAGCGCGTTCGAAACGCTGCTCGCTTGCGTGCAACACAGAAAATCGAAACGGCAGCTGACCGCCGCAAAGCAAAGGCTGCAGAGGCAGCCGCGGCAGCTGAGGCGGCCGCCGCAGAAGCGGCAAGGGCCGAGGCTGCGAAAGCTGCACAAGCTGCCAAGGCCGCAGCTGATGCAGCGGTAGCCGCCGCAGGAGAATCAGGCGAAACAGCAGAGCAGGCTTAA
- the rplS gene encoding 50S ribosomal protein L19: MNRIANWTMDDLRQDIPSFVPGDTLIVSVRVIEGDKERIQAFQGVCIGRHGGGLDETFTVRKLSMGIGVERVFPLHSPRIAKIEVLRRGRVRRAKLHYLRGLTGKKSRIREKARELVSTEKVSE, translated from the coding sequence ATGAACCGCATCGCAAATTGGACGATGGATGATCTTCGACAAGATATTCCCAGCTTTGTGCCTGGGGATACCTTGATTGTGAGCGTCCGCGTCATTGAAGGCGACAAGGAACGTATTCAAGCGTTTCAAGGAGTTTGTATTGGCCGGCATGGCGGCGGCCTTGATGAAACTTTCACGGTACGCAAGCTCTCCATGGGGATTGGCGTCGAGCGTGTATTCCCCTTGCATTCGCCGCGAATAGCCAAGATTGAGGTCTTGCGCCGAGGTCGTGTGCGGCGCGCAAAGCTTCACTACCTGCGTGGTTTGACCGGTAAGAAGTCCCGTATCCGCGAGAAGGCGCGCGAACTTGTTTCGACCGAAAAGGTCAGCGAGTAG
- a CDS encoding bifunctional hydroxymethylpyrimidine kinase/phosphomethylpyrimidine kinase: protein MITSARLFEILARAKAKRVAVVGDYMLDRHIQGLVRRISPEAPVPVVEIDDERSSLGGAGNVAANLASLGIQAVVFGICGKDSASDLLLEHLTAFGCDCSGLIEMSGRRTTEKIRVIAHDQHVVRVDRETVHPLESSEAEKLLGALESSLSSLDAIVLQDYNKGVLTRPVIERTMKLAGKRGISVAVDPKFENFSVYRNAHLFKPNIREAERALGVSVSDETSLNETCNRLLEMLSPDVLMLTRGEKGMTICTKSERTTIPTHARSVADVSGAGDTVISTFVACELGGAGIIEAATIANVAAGIVCGQVGVVPIVTHQLSSALDRAV, encoded by the coding sequence ATGATAACTTCAGCAAGACTCTTTGAAATACTTGCGCGTGCGAAAGCAAAGCGGGTTGCGGTGGTCGGCGACTATATGCTTGATCGTCACATTCAAGGCTTGGTGAGACGCATTTCACCAGAGGCACCCGTGCCGGTAGTCGAGATTGATGACGAGAGAAGCAGCTTGGGTGGCGCCGGGAACGTAGCGGCCAATCTTGCATCATTAGGGATTCAGGCAGTAGTGTTTGGGATCTGCGGTAAGGACAGCGCCAGCGACCTTCTGCTCGAGCATCTTACCGCGTTTGGCTGTGATTGTTCAGGGCTGATTGAAATGAGCGGCCGCCGTACAACTGAAAAGATCCGGGTTATTGCCCACGACCAGCACGTAGTTAGGGTCGACCGTGAAACCGTGCATCCGTTGGAGAGTAGTGAAGCTGAGAAGTTGCTTGGCGCGCTTGAGTCCTCGCTATCTTCTCTGGACGCGATTGTACTGCAGGACTACAACAAAGGTGTGCTGACAAGGCCCGTGATAGAGCGCACGATGAAATTGGCCGGCAAGCGGGGCATTTCTGTTGCCGTTGATCCGAAGTTCGAGAACTTTTCGGTCTATAGAAATGCCCACTTATTCAAGCCGAATATTAGGGAAGCTGAACGCGCTCTAGGCGTCTCAGTTTCGGATGAGACATCCTTGAATGAAACGTGCAATCGATTGCTCGAAATGCTTTCTCCTGATGTTCTCATGCTCACTCGCGGCGAAAAGGGTATGACTATCTGTACGAAATCGGAGCGAACGACTATCCCGACTCATGCAAGGAGCGTCGCGGATGTCTCCGGTGCCGGTGACACGGTAATCTCAACTTTTGTAGCTTGCGAATTGGGCGGTGCAGGGATTATTGAGGCAGCAACGATTGCAAATGTTGCCGCAGGGATAGTGTGCGGGCAAGTCGGTGTTGTGCCGATTGTGACACATCAGTTAAGCTCTGCGCTAGATCGCGCAGTCTAA
- a CDS encoding KH domain-containing protein, with protein sequence MEDFISFIVKHLVEKPESVRIEKVTEDTGRILYKLYVGQGDLGQVIGKEGRTARSLRTLVFAAAARKGIRAGFEIVDPAMPSKGAEPPHLDIVGSSGEHA encoded by the coding sequence ATGGAAGACTTCATCAGCTTTATCGTCAAACACTTGGTTGAGAAACCCGAGTCTGTTCGCATTGAGAAGGTGACCGAAGATACTGGTCGCATTCTGTACAAGCTGTACGTTGGACAAGGTGATCTCGGTCAGGTAATTGGAAAAGAAGGGCGGACCGCAAGATCGTTGCGTACACTTGTGTTCGCTGCCGCAGCACGCAAAGGAATTCGTGCTGGTTTCGAGATTGTGGATCCTGCGATGCCTTCGAAGGGTGCGGAGCCCCCACATTTGGATATTGTAGGCAGCTCAGGTGAACACGCCTGA
- the frr gene encoding ribosome recycling factor, giving the protein MIKEILADCDLRQKRTVEVLRQELTRIRTGKASAGLVEPVKVEVYGTEMPLSQVATVTTPDARTIMIQPWDKSTLGAIEKAIQKSDLGLNPNNDGQQIRLSLPPLTEERRKELVKIVKKYCEDAKTAARNVRRDANDHVKRLEKSHEISEDQSRDAHDEIQKLTDKHIKELDHLLELKEKEVMEI; this is encoded by the coding sequence ATGATTAAGGAAATTCTTGCTGACTGCGATCTAAGGCAGAAGCGTACAGTTGAGGTGTTGCGACAGGAGTTGACGCGCATTCGCACTGGCAAGGCGTCCGCGGGTTTGGTTGAGCCGGTGAAAGTTGAGGTGTACGGCACTGAAATGCCGCTTTCGCAGGTGGCCACCGTCACAACTCCGGACGCTCGGACGATAATGATTCAGCCTTGGGATAAGAGCACACTGGGAGCGATCGAGAAAGCGATCCAGAAGTCGGACTTGGGATTGAACCCGAATAATGACGGTCAGCAGATTCGCTTGTCGCTTCCTCCCCTTACTGAAGAGCGCCGCAAAGAACTCGTAAAGATCGTCAAGAAGTACTGCGAAGACGCCAAGACGGCCGCGCGCAATGTTAGACGTGATGCGAATGATCATGTCAAGCGGCTTGAAAAGTCCCACGAGATTTCTGAGGATCAGTCCCGCGATGCTCATGACGAAATCCAGAAGCTAACCGATAAGCATATCAAGGAGCTGGATCATCTCCTTGAGCTTAAAGAAAAGGAAGTCATGGAGATCTGA
- the rimM gene encoding 16S rRNA processing protein RimM — MNTPEPRSSNDLVLIGAVVAAHGLQGAVRVEPLTDFPERFRTLKECMLRMSDGTVLEIRIKRCKLATNGVLLNFDGIRTRNQAESLRGATIEISLNDRLKLPEDLFYISDMIGCIAVDESGQEVGKLSDVLRGAQDILTIQTPVGDVMVPFVDAWVGDVDLEHRRIVVRRFSELLSSEEIPPAVGERDH, encoded by the coding sequence GTGAACACGCCTGAGCCGCGCAGTTCAAATGATCTGGTTCTGATAGGGGCCGTTGTTGCCGCGCACGGCTTGCAGGGAGCGGTGCGAGTCGAACCGTTGACAGACTTTCCAGAGAGATTTCGGACTCTCAAAGAATGTATGCTTCGAATGTCTGACGGGACGGTACTCGAGATTAGGATAAAGCGCTGTAAGCTTGCGACGAACGGTGTCCTTTTGAATTTTGACGGGATCCGGACCCGTAATCAGGCAGAATCGCTTCGTGGCGCCACAATCGAGATATCGCTGAATGACCGCCTCAAGCTGCCTGAAGATCTATTTTATATCAGCGACATGATCGGTTGTATAGCGGTAGATGAATCAGGACAAGAAGTTGGCAAATTGTCCGATGTTTTGCGAGGCGCCCAAGATATCCTGACAATACAGACTCCTGTGGGAGATGTCATGGTGCCGTTCGTGGATGCGTGGGTGGGTGACGTCGACCTTGAACATCGCAGAATCGTAGTCCGTCGCTTTTCAGAACTGCTGTCCAGCGAGGAAATTCCACCAGCGGTTGGCGAGCGTGATCATTGA
- the rfaE2 gene encoding D-glycero-beta-D-manno-heptose 1-phosphate adenylyltransferase: protein MHNSANFLPGLLDRKDAVSRCYLERLRGSKLVFTNGVFDILHRGHVEYLYEARSLGDLLLVGLNSDSSASRLKGSGRPLNNEFDRASVLLALRCVDLVVLFEEDTPEDLIKALEPSILVKGGDYEISQIAGADFVKSRGGEVLTIPFRSGYSTTSLISRFAKRDK from the coding sequence ATGCATAACTCTGCTAACTTCCTGCCCGGCTTGTTGGACCGCAAGGACGCAGTTTCGCGTTGCTACCTCGAACGACTACGCGGAAGCAAGCTGGTATTTACGAATGGCGTCTTTGACATTCTACATCGCGGGCATGTGGAGTATCTGTACGAGGCAAGATCTCTTGGCGATCTCCTTCTCGTAGGTTTGAATAGCGATTCTTCTGCCAGCCGATTGAAGGGCAGCGGTCGTCCATTGAATAATGAATTCGACCGTGCCTCAGTGTTGTTGGCCCTGCGATGTGTTGATCTTGTCGTATTGTTCGAGGAAGATACCCCTGAGGACCTGATTAAGGCATTGGAACCGTCCATCCTCGTCAAGGGCGGTGACTACGAAATCTCGCAGATTGCTGGTGCCGATTTCGTAAAGTCTCGTGGAGGTGAAGTCTTGACAATTCCATTTCGTAGCGGTTATTCCACTACATCCTTGATTTCAAGATTCGCAAAGCGCGATAAATAA
- the trmD gene encoding tRNA (guanosine(37)-N1)-methyltransferase TrmD has protein sequence MIIDIITAFPELISAPLNQSIMQRALLSGEVEIWLHQLRHYTTDRHGKVDDVPYGGGAGMIMMAQPVFACLDALFTYRAPLQNPQRIFMSPQGKRLTQSVVDTLVRSTWLIVLCGHYKDVDARVFERDSWEEISVGDFVVSGGETPAALLVDSIVRRLPGVIGNQASADGDSFADGDLDCPYFTRPEVIEGLSVPEVLLSGHHEKIAEWRVTERSLRTRERRPDLLRTDTLKNKH, from the coding sequence GTGATCATTGACATCATAACTGCCTTTCCCGAGCTAATCAGTGCTCCGCTGAATCAGTCGATCATGCAACGTGCATTGTTGTCCGGGGAAGTTGAAATCTGGTTGCATCAGCTTCGGCATTACACGACCGACCGCCACGGAAAGGTCGACGATGTTCCATATGGAGGTGGCGCTGGAATGATCATGATGGCACAGCCCGTATTTGCCTGTCTTGATGCATTGTTCACTTATCGCGCACCTCTTCAGAATCCTCAGCGGATTTTCATGTCTCCGCAAGGGAAGCGGCTCACGCAATCAGTCGTCGACACGCTCGTCAGGTCGACGTGGCTGATTGTCCTTTGTGGGCATTATAAGGACGTTGATGCCCGTGTTTTCGAACGGGACTCATGGGAAGAAATATCGGTTGGGGATTTTGTCGTCAGCGGTGGAGAGACGCCTGCTGCATTGTTAGTCGATTCGATTGTGAGAAGGTTGCCGGGAGTTATTGGCAATCAAGCGTCGGCAGATGGCGACAGTTTCGCAGATGGAGATTTGGACTGTCCTTACTTCACAAGACCGGAAGTTATTGAAGGACTGAGTGTGCCGGAAGTTCTGCTTTCCGGTCATCACGAGAAGATCGCGGAATGGAGAGTAACAGAACGGTCTTTGCGCACACGTGAGCGACGTCCGGACCTGCTGCGAACCGATACCTTGAAAAACAAGCATTAG
- a CDS encoding TonB-dependent receptor plug domain-containing protein has protein sequence MDTRSLKYIALGFSLLGSLSSATESNSLHTTLPEVIIYASDNAVIRSYKKEDIEQSRARNAAEFLQQLPGVTLRDDAASGGKQFARIGGSNVNQVLVLLDGVRIDDIGSGETDLARIPVDWIESIEIVRGGSGFGAEAIGGVISIRTSTVKQKSAAVRLEGTGTFGELSARHEWIGQSLRIVTGVSRAQGNGRYRFRVTEYDGNGPFTQNLGQEFRRQNNATSRDRFFGKVENFVGRVKLTSTLWLEEGEFGLPGYLAPRPTPMASQVESYRSFLFDLELPTPKGTITTKLSQQTQRKEYSDPDPYSFLKTSREYARRSAISSSWVGMSSGIQVCVRVEGERESLESGILADDQADRLRWRVTGGIGKTVSIRKNQSFSVDAGLNVERFGDSKLQSLPFGEVAYDFRTIVNASVGLRGSMSYHAPSFYSLFWNDELLAQGNPDLRAESSTQFQTFGTLSTNSRFKSTLDVVLSDSHVRDLIYWRQTFDGRWTPQNLKSATLASFAVSISQVVVPRIVSVGSSMEWLEARDRSGDRLTDGKYLIYRPARTFRGNLTAQSGGFHGTISTFWSDKQAVLETNSKWLPEYTLVNTDVARCFSLGSTAIEVGVRCENVFDVDYRVVRHAPMPLRQFWMYVNLKWM, from the coding sequence ATGGACACTCGCTCTCTAAAGTATATTGCCCTTGGATTCTCACTGTTAGGATCTCTGTCGTCTGCCACGGAGTCAAACTCCCTGCACACTACATTGCCGGAGGTGATAATCTATGCCTCGGATAATGCAGTAATTCGCTCATATAAGAAGGAGGACATCGAGCAGAGCAGAGCGCGGAATGCTGCCGAGTTTCTGCAGCAGTTGCCAGGCGTGACATTGCGAGATGACGCTGCTTCCGGCGGAAAACAGTTCGCGAGAATTGGCGGCTCAAATGTTAATCAGGTTTTGGTCTTGCTTGATGGTGTTCGAATTGACGATATTGGAAGCGGTGAAACAGACTTGGCGCGCATTCCAGTCGACTGGATTGAGTCAATAGAGATTGTGAGAGGCGGCAGTGGTTTTGGAGCTGAAGCGATTGGAGGCGTAATCTCGATTCGGACTTCGACAGTGAAGCAGAAGTCCGCCGCGGTGCGGTTGGAGGGCACCGGTACCTTTGGTGAGTTGTCCGCGAGGCACGAGTGGATCGGGCAAAGCTTGAGAATAGTCACCGGAGTCTCACGCGCACAGGGCAATGGGCGCTATAGATTTCGTGTAACTGAGTATGATGGTAATGGTCCTTTCACGCAGAATCTTGGTCAGGAGTTCAGGCGTCAGAACAATGCAACCAGCAGAGACCGATTCTTTGGTAAAGTCGAGAACTTCGTGGGCAGAGTGAAACTGACATCGACCTTGTGGCTCGAGGAAGGTGAATTCGGCCTCCCGGGTTACTTAGCTCCGCGACCTACTCCGATGGCAAGTCAAGTGGAGTCCTATCGCTCCTTTCTCTTTGACTTAGAGCTTCCAACGCCTAAGGGCACAATCACCACGAAGCTCTCGCAACAGACACAAAGAAAGGAGTATTCCGACCCTGATCCATATAGTTTTCTCAAGACTTCACGTGAATATGCGAGAAGGTCAGCAATCTCTTCAAGCTGGGTAGGAATGTCAAGCGGGATCCAAGTTTGTGTAAGAGTCGAGGGCGAACGCGAGAGCCTGGAAAGCGGCATATTGGCAGACGACCAGGCTGATCGTCTGCGCTGGCGTGTTACGGGAGGTATTGGAAAGACAGTATCAATTCGAAAGAATCAAAGCTTTAGTGTAGATGCAGGCCTAAACGTGGAGCGATTCGGCGACTCTAAGTTGCAATCATTACCTTTTGGAGAAGTAGCATATGACTTTCGGACCATTGTCAATGCGTCGGTTGGACTTCGTGGTTCCATGTCATATCATGCCCCAAGTTTCTATTCGCTTTTCTGGAACGATGAACTCCTGGCGCAAGGTAATCCGGACCTTAGGGCGGAATCCTCTACACAGTTTCAGACTTTCGGCACCCTCTCGACAAATTCTCGATTCAAGTCAACTTTGGACGTAGTGCTGTCAGACAGCCATGTCCGCGATTTGATTTACTGGCGGCAGACTTTTGATGGTCGCTGGACGCCGCAAAACCTGAAGAGTGCAACACTTGCTTCTTTTGCAGTCTCAATCTCACAAGTAGTAGTCCCCAGAATTGTCAGCGTTGGTTCGTCAATGGAGTGGCTGGAGGCCAGAGATCGGAGTGGCGATCGGCTTACAGATGGGAAGTATCTAATATATCGCCCAGCAAGGACTTTTCGTGGGAATTTGACTGCGCAGTCTGGTGGTTTTCACGGAACAATTAGTACTTTCTGGTCTGATAAGCAAGCTGTTTTGGAGACAAATTCCAAATGGTTGCCGGAGTACACCTTAGTGAACACTGACGTCGCAAGGTGTTTTTCATTGGGAAGTACTGCGATTGAAGTTGGCGTGCGTTGTGAAAATGTCTTTGACGTAGACTATCGTGTTGTACGTCACGCTCCGATGCCGCTGAGGCAATTCTGGATGTATGTCAACCTTAAATGGATGTGA
- the ffh gene encoding signal recognition particle protein: protein MFDDLTSKLDRVFRNLRGVGKISESNIREATADVRRALLEADVNLQVARDFLAKVEEKALGQEVMKSLQPAQLFVKIVHDELVSLLGEKEARLSSAKKPPTVIMVVGLQGSGKTTFCAKLARHFKAKGRRPLLIAADLQRPAAQDQLQVLGESIGVSVYRGETKNPVEVCEAGLRHARKISLDPVILDTAGRLHVDDELMTELDRVRKATDPVEILFVADGMTGQDAVNSAKSFFDRLHFSGVVLTKMDGDTRGGAALSIRAVTDVPIKFMSVGEKLDQLEPFHPDRVAGRILGRGDIVTLVERAQATIDEEKAAELEAKLRKADFNLQDFLDQLKQLKKMGSLTDLLGMIPGMGARMKNMQVDERALKHTEALILSMTPFERERPQVLNASRRKRIASGAGLSVQHVNRMIQQYEQMVTMMKQLRKAGPGQVRRVLGR from the coding sequence ATGTTTGATGATCTGACTTCCAAGCTTGACCGCGTGTTTCGGAATCTACGCGGAGTTGGCAAGATATCGGAGTCGAACATCCGTGAGGCGACAGCGGATGTGCGACGTGCGCTGCTTGAAGCCGACGTAAACCTTCAAGTTGCCCGCGACTTTTTGGCGAAAGTGGAAGAGAAGGCGCTCGGACAGGAAGTAATGAAATCGCTGCAGCCGGCGCAGCTTTTTGTTAAGATCGTTCATGATGAGTTAGTCTCACTTCTTGGTGAGAAAGAGGCACGTCTTAGCTCTGCGAAGAAGCCGCCGACCGTTATTATGGTGGTTGGGCTACAGGGCTCAGGAAAGACGACTTTCTGTGCGAAACTGGCTCGTCACTTTAAAGCTAAGGGTCGGAGACCGTTGCTGATTGCAGCTGACCTTCAGCGTCCAGCAGCTCAAGATCAATTGCAGGTTCTTGGTGAATCCATCGGTGTCAGCGTTTATCGCGGAGAGACAAAGAACCCGGTGGAAGTTTGCGAGGCCGGGCTACGACATGCTCGCAAAATCAGCTTAGATCCAGTTATCCTGGATACTGCCGGCAGACTTCACGTTGACGATGAACTGATGACTGAACTGGATCGTGTGCGAAAGGCTACTGATCCTGTAGAAATCCTGTTTGTGGCCGATGGTATGACCGGACAGGATGCAGTTAATTCGGCTAAGTCGTTCTTCGATCGCTTGCACTTTTCTGGCGTCGTTCTGACAAAGATGGATGGTGATACGAGAGGTGGCGCGGCGCTCTCAATTCGTGCCGTTACCGATGTACCGATCAAGTTTATGTCCGTTGGTGAGAAACTTGATCAACTTGAACCATTTCATCCCGATCGTGTTGCTGGTCGAATTCTGGGACGTGGCGACATCGTTACGCTTGTGGAGCGCGCGCAGGCGACGATTGACGAGGAAAAGGCTGCAGAACTTGAAGCCAAGCTGCGCAAAGCGGATTTTAATCTGCAGGACTTTCTCGATCAGCTGAAACAGTTAAAGAAGATGGGCTCCCTGACTGACCTGCTCGGGATGATTCCAGGGATGGGCGCTCGAATGAAGAATATGCAAGTTGACGAGCGAGCTCTGAAGCACACAGAGGCGCTGATTCTTTCCATGACGCCATTTGAGCGCGAGAGGCCGCAGGTTTTGAATGCAAGTCGTCGTAAGCGCATTGCTTCAGGAGCGGGGCTGTCAGTTCAGCATGTAAACCGGATGATCCAGCAGTATGAGCAGATGGTCACGATGATGAAACAGTTGCGCAAGGCTGGGCCAGGACAGGTACGTCGCGTGTTGGGTCGCTAA